A genomic segment from Triticum dicoccoides isolate Atlit2015 ecotype Zavitan chromosome 1A, WEW_v2.0, whole genome shotgun sequence encodes:
- the LOC119355762 gene encoding gibberellin 2-beta-dioxygenase 3-like — protein sequence MHNGIFPIVYHLRTQSSGQGARALARGGRALAPPLPDTDSLFVNVGDSLQVLTNGRFRSVKHRVVAPAEGQQSRLSVIYFGGPAPTQRIAPLPELMREGEQSLYREFTWAEYKKAAYKSRLGDHRLGPFELPAAAASEESTTKANHRCSSNAAVQAPAPAPHVARVH from the exons ATGCATAATGGGATTTTCCCCATTGTTTATCACCTGCGAACGCAGTCCTCTGGCCAGGGAGCCCGGGCACTTGCCCGGGGTGGCCGGgcgctagctccgccactgcccgACACCGATTCCCTCTTCGTCAACGTCGGGGACTCCCTCCAG GTGCTGACGAACGGGCGGTTCCGGAGCGTGAAGCACCGGGTGGTGGCGCCGGCGGAGGGGCAGCAGTCGCGGCTGTCGGTGATCTACTTCGGCGGACCGGCGCCGACACAGCGGATCGCGCCGCTGCCGGAGCTGATGCGGGAAGGGGAGCAGAGCCTGTACAGGGAGTTCACCTGGGCCGAGTACAAGAAGGCCGCCTACAAGTCCCGCCTTGGTGACCACCGCCTCGGCCCCTTCGAGCTACCTGCCGCAGCCGCCTCCGAAGAATCcactaccaaggccaaccaccgctGCAGCAGCAACGCCGCCGTccaggcgccggcgccggcgcctcaCGTGGCACGAGTGCACTAG